CATGGGCGCCTTCGGTGCGTTCTTCATTCCCAAATCCTTCGGCTCTTCGATGGCCCTGACCGGCGGCCCGGAGATGGCCTTCTACATGTTCGTCGGCTTTTACCTGAGCTGCATCGTGGTGACTTGGTGGTGGTACGCGCGCAAAGGCGCCGCGACACCCTGCTGAATCGAGCCGAATTCAACCATTGCGTGGGCGGGGCACAGACTCCGCGACAAAGCCTGAGAGGACTACACCGTGAGTCATTTACTGGATCAATTGCGGTTTTTTAATCGCAAGCAAAACGAGTTTTCCGACGGTCATGGCGAGACCCGCAAAGAGTCTCGCGACTGGGAGAACGTCTACCGTTCGCGCTGGCAGTACGACAAGATCGTGCGCTCCACCCATGGGGTGAACTGCACCGGCTCCTGCTCGTGGAAAATCTACGTCAAGAACGGCCTGATCACCTGGGAAACCCAGCAGACCGACTACCCGCGTACCCGTAACGATCTGCCGAACCATGAGCCCCGTGGCTGCCCGCGTGGTGCCAGTTACAGCTGGTACATCTACAGCGCCAACCGTCTCAAATACCCGAAAATCCGCAAGCCGTTGCTCAAGCTCTGGCGTGATGCGCGGCAAACCATGGCGCCGGTCGAAGCCTGGGCCAGCATTGTCGAGGACAAGGTCAAGGCCGACTCCTATAAAAGCAAGCGCGGCATGGGTGGCTTCATTCGTTCCAACTGGGAAGAAGTCAACGAGATCATCGCCGCGGCCAACGTCTACACCATCAAGCAATACGGCCCGGACCGGATCGTCGGCTTCTCGCCGATCCCGGCCATGTCGATGGTCAGCTATGCGGCCGGTTCGCGTTATCTGTCGCTGATCGGCGGCGCCTGCCTGAGCTTCTACGACTGGTACTGCGACTTGCCACCGGCCTCGCCGATGGTCTGGGGCGAGCAGACCGACGTGCCGGAATCGGCCGACTGGTACAACTCCAACTACATCATTGCCTGGGGTTCCAACGTCCCGCAGACCCGTACCCCCGACGCGCACTTCTTTACCGAAGTCCGCTACAAGGGTACCAAGACTGTGGCAATCACCCCGGACTACTCGGAAGTCGCCAAGCTCACCGACCTGTGGCTGAACCCTAAGCAAGGCACCGACGCGGCGCTGGCCCAGGCGTTCAACCATGTGATCTTCAAAGAATTCCACCTGGACAAACCGAGCGCTTATTTCACTGACTACGCCAAGCGCTTCACCGATTTGCCGGTGCTGGTGCTGCTCAAGCAAATGGTCGACCAGGCACCGGGCGCCGGTTACCAGCCGGACCGCTTCCTGCGCGCCAGCGACTTGACCGACAACCTCGGCCAGGAAAACAACCCGGAATGGAAAACCATCGCGCTGGATGTCAGCGGCGAACTGGTTTCCCCTCAAGGCTCCATCGGTTATCGCTGGGGCGAGAAGGGCAAGTGGAACATTCTCCCGCGTGAAGGCGGCGAAGGCCGTGAGATCGATCTGAAGCTGAGCCTGATCGGTGATGACGTGGCCGAAGTGGCGTTCCCGTATTTTGCCGGCGAGTCCCACGAGCACTTCCAGCACGTGGCCGGCGATGCGGTGCAATACCGCCGCGTGCCGGTGCACAACGTGGTGCTGGCGGACGGCAGCGTGGCCAAAGTCGCCACCGTGTTCGACCTGTCGGCAGCCAACCTGGCGATTGATCGCGGCCTCGGCGGCGCTAACGTGGCCAAGGATTACGACGACGCCAGCGTGCCCGGCACCCCCGCCTGGCAGGAGCAGATCACCGGCGTCAGCCGCGAGAAAGCCATCCAGATTGCCCGTGAGTTCGCCGACAACGCCGACAAGACCAAGGGGCGTTCGATGATCATCGTCGGCGCGGCGATGAACCACTGGTACCACATGGACATGAACTACCGCGGGCTGATCAACATGCTCATGCTCTGCGGGTGTGTCGGCCAGACCGGTGGCGGTTGGGCGCACTACGTCGGCCAGGAAAAACTGCGTCCGCAATGCGGCTGGCTGCCACTGGCGTTCGGCCTGGACTGGAACCGTCCGCCTCGCCAAATGAACGGCACCAGCTTCTTCTACGCCCATAGTTCGCAATGGCGCCACGAGAAGATGAGCATGCATGACGTGCTCTCGCCGCTGGCCGATAAATCGCAATTCCCCGAGCATGCCCTGGACTACAACATCCGCGCCGAACGTGCCGGCTGGTTGCCCAGCGCACCGCAACTCAACACTAACCCTTTGCACATTTGCCGCGATGCGGCTGCGGCCGGCATGGACCCGAAAGACTACGTGGTCAAGTCGCTGCAGGACCGTTCGCTGCGCTTCTCCTGCGAACAGCCGGACAGCCCGGTGAACTTCCCGCGCAACATGTTCATCTGGCGCTCCAACCTGTTGGGCTCCTCGGGCAAGGGCCACGAGTACATGCTCAAGTACCTGCTCGGCACCAAGAACGGGGTGATGAACGAAGACATCGGCCAGGTCGGCGACTGCAAACCCGAAGAAGCCGAATGGGTGGACGAGGGCGCCATCGGCAAGCTCGATCTGGTCACCACGCTGGACTTCCGCATGTCCTCGACCTGCGTCTATTCCGACATCGTGTTGCCGACCGCAACCTGGTACGAAAAAGACGACATGAACACCTCGGACATGCACCCGTTCATTCACCCGCTGTCGGCAGCGATCGACCCGGCATGGGAATCGCGTTCCGACTGGGAAATCTACAAAGGCATCGCCAAGGCGTTTTCCAGCATGTCCGAAGGGCACCTGGGCGTTGAAAAGGACCTGGTGACCATCCCGCTGATGCACGACAGCGTCGGCGAACTGGCCCAACCGTTTGGCGGCACCGACTGGAAAAGCGACGGCGTGGCTCCGGTGCCGGGCAAGAACGCACCCAATCTGCATGTGGTCGAGCGTGACTACCCGAACATCTACAAACAGTTCTCGTCCCTCGGGCCATTGCTGGAAAAACACGGCAACGGCGGCAAGGGCATCAACTGGAACACCGACGCCGAAGTGAAATTCCTCGGTGAACTCAATCACAAAGAAGGCAGTGCCGGTATCAGCCAGGGTCGGCCGAAAATCGACACGGCGATCGATGCCGCCGAAGTGATTCTGTCCCTGGCGCCGGAAACCAATGGCCACGTCGCCGTCAAGGCCTGGGCTGCGTTGTCGGAATTCACTGGCATCGATCACAGCCACCTGGCGCTGTCCAAGGAACACGAGGCGATCCGTTTCCGCGACATTCAGGCACAGCCGCGCAAGATCATTTCCAGCCCGACCTGGTCGGGTCTCGAAGATGATCACGTCAGCTACAACGCCGGCTACACCAACGTTCACGAAGGGATCCCATGGCGCACCATCACCGGTCGCCAGCAGTTCTATCAGGATCACCCGTGGATGCAGGCGTTCGGCGAGCAACTGATGAGTTATCGCCCGCCCGTCAACACCCGCACCATCGAAGGGGTGAAAGGCAAGCGCAGCAACGGCGAGATCGAAATCGTCCTGAACTGGATCACCCCGCACCAGAAATGGGGCATCCACAGTACCTACAGCGACAACCTGCTGATGCTGACCCTCAGCCGTGGCGGGCCGATTGTGTGGCTCTCGGAGAACGACGCGAAACGCGCCGGCATCGAGGACAACGACTGGATCGAATGCTTCAACGTCAACGGTGCACTGACCGCCCGGGCGGTGGTCAGCCAGCGCGTCAAGGACGGCATGGTGATGATGTACCACGCACAGGAACGGATCGTGAACGTGCCAGGTTCGGAAACCACCAAGACCCGTGGCGGGCACCACAACTCGGTCACCCGCGTGGTGCTCAAGCCGACTCACATGATCGGCGGCTATGCCCAGCAGGCCTACGGTTTCAACTATTACGGCACGGTCGGTTGCAACCGCGATGAGTTCGTCGTGGTGCGCAAAATGTCCAAAGTCGACTGGCTCGATGGTTCAAGTGGCGATGACCTGCCACGTCCACTGCCGACCGATATCGAGGAGAACTGAGATGAAGATTCGCTCACAAATCGGCATGGTTCTGAACCTGGACAAGTGCATCGGTTGCCACACCTGTTCAATCACCTGCAAAAACGTCTGGACCAGCCGCGAAGGCATGGAATACGCCTGGTTCAACAACGTCGAATCGAAACCCGGGATCGGCTACCCGAAAGAATGGGAAAACCAGGACAAGTGGAAGGGCGGCTGGATCCGCAACGCCAACGGCACGATCAACCCGCGCATCGGCGGTAAATTTCGCGTGTTGGCGAACATTTTCGCCAACCCGGATCTGCCGAGCCTCGACGATTACTACGAACCCTTCGACTTCGACTATCAGCACCTGCACACCGCGCCACTGGGCGAGCATCAGCCGACGGCACGTCCGCGCTCGCTG
This genomic stretch from Pseudomonas wuhanensis harbors:
- a CDS encoding nitrate reductase subunit alpha, which codes for MSHLLDQLRFFNRKQNEFSDGHGETRKESRDWENVYRSRWQYDKIVRSTHGVNCTGSCSWKIYVKNGLITWETQQTDYPRTRNDLPNHEPRGCPRGASYSWYIYSANRLKYPKIRKPLLKLWRDARQTMAPVEAWASIVEDKVKADSYKSKRGMGGFIRSNWEEVNEIIAAANVYTIKQYGPDRIVGFSPIPAMSMVSYAAGSRYLSLIGGACLSFYDWYCDLPPASPMVWGEQTDVPESADWYNSNYIIAWGSNVPQTRTPDAHFFTEVRYKGTKTVAITPDYSEVAKLTDLWLNPKQGTDAALAQAFNHVIFKEFHLDKPSAYFTDYAKRFTDLPVLVLLKQMVDQAPGAGYQPDRFLRASDLTDNLGQENNPEWKTIALDVSGELVSPQGSIGYRWGEKGKWNILPREGGEGREIDLKLSLIGDDVAEVAFPYFAGESHEHFQHVAGDAVQYRRVPVHNVVLADGSVAKVATVFDLSAANLAIDRGLGGANVAKDYDDASVPGTPAWQEQITGVSREKAIQIAREFADNADKTKGRSMIIVGAAMNHWYHMDMNYRGLINMLMLCGCVGQTGGGWAHYVGQEKLRPQCGWLPLAFGLDWNRPPRQMNGTSFFYAHSSQWRHEKMSMHDVLSPLADKSQFPEHALDYNIRAERAGWLPSAPQLNTNPLHICRDAAAAGMDPKDYVVKSLQDRSLRFSCEQPDSPVNFPRNMFIWRSNLLGSSGKGHEYMLKYLLGTKNGVMNEDIGQVGDCKPEEAEWVDEGAIGKLDLVTTLDFRMSSTCVYSDIVLPTATWYEKDDMNTSDMHPFIHPLSAAIDPAWESRSDWEIYKGIAKAFSSMSEGHLGVEKDLVTIPLMHDSVGELAQPFGGTDWKSDGVAPVPGKNAPNLHVVERDYPNIYKQFSSLGPLLEKHGNGGKGINWNTDAEVKFLGELNHKEGSAGISQGRPKIDTAIDAAEVILSLAPETNGHVAVKAWAALSEFTGIDHSHLALSKEHEAIRFRDIQAQPRKIISSPTWSGLEDDHVSYNAGYTNVHEGIPWRTITGRQQFYQDHPWMQAFGEQLMSYRPPVNTRTIEGVKGKRSNGEIEIVLNWITPHQKWGIHSTYSDNLLMLTLSRGGPIVWLSENDAKRAGIEDNDWIECFNVNGALTARAVVSQRVKDGMVMMYHAQERIVNVPGSETTKTRGGHHNSVTRVVLKPTHMIGGYAQQAYGFNYYGTVGCNRDEFVVVRKMSKVDWLDGSSGDDLPRPLPTDIEEN